A DNA window from Zonotrichia albicollis isolate bZonAlb1 chromosome 2, bZonAlb1.hap1, whole genome shotgun sequence contains the following coding sequences:
- the U2AF1 gene encoding splicing factor U2AF 35 kDa subunit isoform X3, with amino-acid sequence MAEYLASIFGTEKDKVNCSFYFKIGACRHGDRCSRLHNKPTFSQTIALLNIYRNPQNSSQSADGLRCAVSDVEMQEHYDEFFEEVFTEMEEKYGEVEEMNVCDNLGDHLVGNVYVKFRREEDAEKAVIDLNNRWFNGQPIHAELSPVTDFREACCRQYEMGECTRGGFCNFMHLKPISRELRRELYGRRRKKHRSRSRSRERRSRSRDRGRGGGGGGGGRERDRRRSRDRERSGRF; translated from the exons ATGGCGGAGTACCTGGCCTCCATCTTCGGCACCGAGAAGGACAA AGTCAACTgctcattttatttcaaaattggAGCTTGTCGCCATGGAGACAGATGTTCTCGGTTGCACAACAAACCAACATTTAGCCAG ACCATTGCCCTCTTGAACATTTACCGTAACCCTCAAAACTCTTCCCAGTCTGCTGACGGTTTGCGCT GTGCTGTGAGCGATGTTGAGATGCAGGAACATTATGATGAGTTCTTTGAG GAGGTCTTCACAGAAATGGAGGAGAAATACGGCGAAGTGGAGGAGATGAACGTGTGTGATAACCTTGGAGATCACCTAGTTGGAAATGTATACGTAAAG TTCCGCCGTGAGGAAGATGCTGAGAAGGCCGTGATCGACCTGAACAATCGCTGGTTCAACGGGCAGCCCATCCATGCCGAGCTCTCCCCTGTGACTGACTTCAGAGAGGCCTGCTGCCGTCAGTATGAGATGGG AGAGTGTACACGAGGAGGTTTCTGCAACTTTATGCATTTGAAGCCCATTTCTCGAGAGTTAAGGCGCGAGTTGTATGGGCGGCGTCGTAAAAA GCATCGATCCAGGTCGAGGTCCCGTGAGCGCCGGTCCCGATCCAGAGATCGCGGCCGTGGCGGCGGCggaggaggcggcggccgcGAGCGCGACAGGAGGCGGTCAAGGGATCGCGAACGGTCCGGTCGATTCTGA
- the U2AF1 gene encoding splicing factor U2AF 35 kDa subunit isoform X4, giving the protein MAEYLASIFGTEKDKVNCSFYFKIGACRHGDRCSRLHNKPTFSQTILIQNIYRNPQNSAQTADGSHCAVSDVEMQEHYDEFFEEVFTEMEEKYGEVEEMNVCDNLGDHLVGNVYVKFRREEDAEKAVIDLNNRWFNGQPIHAELSPVTDFREACCRQYEMGECTRGGFCNFMHLKPISRELRRELYGRRRKKHRSRSRSRERRSRSRDRGRGGGGGGGGRERDRRRSRDRERSGRF; this is encoded by the exons ATGGCGGAGTACCTGGCCTCCATCTTCGGCACCGAGAAGGACAA AGTCAACTgctcattttatttcaaaattggAGCTTGTCGCCATGGAGACAGATGTTCTCGGTTGCACAACAAACCAACATTTAGCCAG ACCATCTTGATTCAAAACATCTATCGTAACCCCCAAAACAGTGCACAGACGGCTGACGGCTCACACT GTGCTGTGAGCGATGTTGAGATGCAGGAACATTATGATGAGTTCTTTGAG GAGGTCTTCACAGAAATGGAGGAGAAATACGGCGAAGTGGAGGAGATGAACGTGTGTGATAACCTTGGAGATCACCTAGTTGGAAATGTATACGTAAAG TTCCGCCGTGAGGAAGATGCTGAGAAGGCCGTGATCGACCTGAACAATCGCTGGTTCAACGGGCAGCCCATCCATGCCGAGCTCTCCCCTGTGACTGACTTCAGAGAGGCCTGCTGCCGTCAGTATGAGATGGG AGAGTGTACACGAGGAGGTTTCTGCAACTTTATGCATTTGAAGCCCATTTCTCGAGAGTTAAGGCGCGAGTTGTATGGGCGGCGTCGTAAAAA GCATCGATCCAGGTCGAGGTCCCGTGAGCGCCGGTCCCGATCCAGAGATCGCGGCCGTGGCGGCGGCggaggaggcggcggccgcGAGCGCGACAGGAGGCGGTCAAGGGATCGCGAACGGTCCGGTCGATTCTGA
- the U2AF1 gene encoding splicing factor U2AF 35 kDa subunit isoform X2: protein MHYSFRVLIRHEIPVQLFFSVKKGKRNLPEGVEVGGTIGNFVVRYFFLFQVRVQKRQVNCSFYFKIGACRHGDRCSRLHNKPTFSQTILIQNIYRNPQNSAQTADGSHCAVSDVEMQEHYDEFFEEVFTEMEEKYGEVEEMNVCDNLGDHLVGNVYVKFRREEDAEKAVIDLNNRWFNGQPIHAELSPVTDFREACCRQYEMGECTRGGFCNFMHLKPISRELRRELYGRRRKKHRSRSRSRERRSRSRDRGRGGGGGGGGRERDRRRSRDRERSGRF from the exons ATGCATTACAGTTTCAGAGTTTTAATCAGGCATGAAATTCCTGTGcagctctttttttctgttaaaaaaggCAAACGGAACCTTCCAGAAGGTGTTGAAGTTGGAGGCACTATTGGAAATTTTGTAGTTAggtatttctttttgtttcaggTTAGAGTTCAGAAAAGACA AGTCAACTgctcattttatttcaaaattggAGCTTGTCGCCATGGAGACAGATGTTCTCGGTTGCACAACAAACCAACATTTAGCCAG ACCATCTTGATTCAAAACATCTATCGTAACCCCCAAAACAGTGCACAGACGGCTGACGGCTCACACT GTGCTGTGAGCGATGTTGAGATGCAGGAACATTATGATGAGTTCTTTGAG GAGGTCTTCACAGAAATGGAGGAGAAATACGGCGAAGTGGAGGAGATGAACGTGTGTGATAACCTTGGAGATCACCTAGTTGGAAATGTATACGTAAAG TTCCGCCGTGAGGAAGATGCTGAGAAGGCCGTGATCGACCTGAACAATCGCTGGTTCAACGGGCAGCCCATCCATGCCGAGCTCTCCCCTGTGACTGACTTCAGAGAGGCCTGCTGCCGTCAGTATGAGATGGG AGAGTGTACACGAGGAGGTTTCTGCAACTTTATGCATTTGAAGCCCATTTCTCGAGAGTTAAGGCGCGAGTTGTATGGGCGGCGTCGTAAAAA GCATCGATCCAGGTCGAGGTCCCGTGAGCGCCGGTCCCGATCCAGAGATCGCGGCCGTGGCGGCGGCggaggaggcggcggccgcGAGCGCGACAGGAGGCGGTCAAGGGATCGCGAACGGTCCGGTCGATTCTGA
- the U2AF1 gene encoding splicing factor U2AF 35 kDa subunit isoform X5 yields the protein MQEHYDEFFEEVFTEMEEKYGEVEEMNVCDNLGDHLVGNVYVKFRREEDAEKAVIDLNNRWFNGQPIHAELSPVTDFREACCRQYEMGECTRGGFCNFMHLKPISRELRRELYGRRRKKHRSRSRSRERRSRSRDRGRGGGGGGGGRERDRRRSRDRERSGRF from the exons ATGCAGGAACATTATGATGAGTTCTTTGAG GAGGTCTTCACAGAAATGGAGGAGAAATACGGCGAAGTGGAGGAGATGAACGTGTGTGATAACCTTGGAGATCACCTAGTTGGAAATGTATACGTAAAG TTCCGCCGTGAGGAAGATGCTGAGAAGGCCGTGATCGACCTGAACAATCGCTGGTTCAACGGGCAGCCCATCCATGCCGAGCTCTCCCCTGTGACTGACTTCAGAGAGGCCTGCTGCCGTCAGTATGAGATGGG AGAGTGTACACGAGGAGGTTTCTGCAACTTTATGCATTTGAAGCCCATTTCTCGAGAGTTAAGGCGCGAGTTGTATGGGCGGCGTCGTAAAAA GCATCGATCCAGGTCGAGGTCCCGTGAGCGCCGGTCCCGATCCAGAGATCGCGGCCGTGGCGGCGGCggaggaggcggcggccgcGAGCGCGACAGGAGGCGGTCAAGGGATCGCGAACGGTCCGGTCGATTCTGA
- the U2AF1 gene encoding splicing factor U2AF 35 kDa subunit isoform X1, whose protein sequence is MHYSFRVLIRHEIPVQLFFSVKKGKRNLPEGVEVGGTIGNFVVRYFFLFQVRVQKRQVNCSFYFKIGACRHGDRCSRLHNKPTFSQTIALLNIYRNPQNSSQSADGLRCAVSDVEMQEHYDEFFEEVFTEMEEKYGEVEEMNVCDNLGDHLVGNVYVKFRREEDAEKAVIDLNNRWFNGQPIHAELSPVTDFREACCRQYEMGECTRGGFCNFMHLKPISRELRRELYGRRRKKHRSRSRSRERRSRSRDRGRGGGGGGGGRERDRRRSRDRERSGRF, encoded by the exons ATGCATTACAGTTTCAGAGTTTTAATCAGGCATGAAATTCCTGTGcagctctttttttctgttaaaaaaggCAAACGGAACCTTCCAGAAGGTGTTGAAGTTGGAGGCACTATTGGAAATTTTGTAGTTAggtatttctttttgtttcaggTTAGAGTTCAGAAAAGACA AGTCAACTgctcattttatttcaaaattggAGCTTGTCGCCATGGAGACAGATGTTCTCGGTTGCACAACAAACCAACATTTAGCCAG ACCATTGCCCTCTTGAACATTTACCGTAACCCTCAAAACTCTTCCCAGTCTGCTGACGGTTTGCGCT GTGCTGTGAGCGATGTTGAGATGCAGGAACATTATGATGAGTTCTTTGAG GAGGTCTTCACAGAAATGGAGGAGAAATACGGCGAAGTGGAGGAGATGAACGTGTGTGATAACCTTGGAGATCACCTAGTTGGAAATGTATACGTAAAG TTCCGCCGTGAGGAAGATGCTGAGAAGGCCGTGATCGACCTGAACAATCGCTGGTTCAACGGGCAGCCCATCCATGCCGAGCTCTCCCCTGTGACTGACTTCAGAGAGGCCTGCTGCCGTCAGTATGAGATGGG AGAGTGTACACGAGGAGGTTTCTGCAACTTTATGCATTTGAAGCCCATTTCTCGAGAGTTAAGGCGCGAGTTGTATGGGCGGCGTCGTAAAAA GCATCGATCCAGGTCGAGGTCCCGTGAGCGCCGGTCCCGATCCAGAGATCGCGGCCGTGGCGGCGGCggaggaggcggcggccgcGAGCGCGACAGGAGGCGGTCAAGGGATCGCGAACGGTCCGGTCGATTCTGA